The nucleotide window CCGGTCCGATTCGCGAAGGACGATTCCGGCCAGCCTGTCCCGCGTTTCTTCCGCGGCAATATTGCTGGTCAGGACCTCTATGGCACCGGTCAGGGAGGCCAGGGGATTGCGGATCTCGTGCGCGATATTTGCTGCCATGCGGCCGAGGCTGGCCAGGCGGTCCGCCCGGCGCATCCTCGCCTCCATTTCACGCATGGCCGAAAGGTCCTCGCAGGCCGCGATCAAGCCGACCCGGTTGCCCTTGCCGGACACCAGGGCGGAGCAGGTGACGCGGACGGGAACGCGGGCGCCACCGGGCCGGCCTAGCTCGATCTCGCGCCAGATGGAGGTCTTGAGGTTATCGGAAATCGCCGTGTCGACGTCGGCGAGCGGAAGGGCGTCCCCGAAGATGGCCGGCCAGGGGCGCCCGATCGCTTGCTCGGCGGGCCGTCCGGTGATGGCTTCCGCGGCTCGATTGAAGGCGGTGATGACGTGGTTCTGGTCGAGCGCGATCAATCCAGTGCTGACCGACTGGAAGATGAGGTCCTTGTAGACCTGGAGGTCGCTCAAATCCTTCTGCCGCGTCTCGAGCTCCCGGCGGGTGGTCAGGAAACGTTCCGCCAGACCGCCGGCCACGATCGCGACGACCAGGAGCGTTCCAGTGTTGACGAACATCGCCAGTACTTCGAGCGCCACCCCTTCGCCGGCGGGCTCCCAAAAGTGTGTCACTGGAACCACGGTGCGAACGAAAACAAGGCTGCTGTAGAGCGTGCTGGCCAGCGCCGCAATGACCAAGCCTCCGGCGCGGGAGAGGAGCACGCAGGCACCCGTCACCAGCAGGACATAAAGGAACGCCAGGATCGACCGACCGCCGCCGGTCGCGGCCACCACCGCGGTGATGAGTGTGGCGTCGAGCAGACAGACGTACCACGCCGCGCGGCG belongs to Candidatus Methylomirabilota bacterium and includes:
- a CDS encoding ATP-binding protein, producing the protein RILRVFAWARLVLAGLLAVLVPLMPPDFVPRVNTGILFAVFSLVAASSGALLLRGSVGRPRRAAWYVCLLDATLITAVVAATGGGRSILAFLYVLLVTGACVLLSRAGGLVIAALASTLYSSLVFVRTVVPVTHFWEPAGEGVALEVLAMFVNTGTLLVVAIVAGGLAERFLTTRRELETRQKDLSDLQVYKDLIFQSVSTGLIALDQNHVITAFNRAAEAITGRPAEQAIGRPWPAIFGDALPLADVDTAISDNLKTSIWREIELGRPGGARVPVRVTCSALVSGKGNRVGLIAACEDLSAMREMEARMRRADRLASLGRMAANIAHEIRNPLASLTGAIEVLTSNIAAEETRDRLAGIVLRESDRLNQIIRGFLEYARPAPLALDTLDVAHVLDDVLLLLEHRATSPSLKITRDFPPSIPWRIDGDQFKQALWNLCLNAAEAMPEGGELSVGAVVQGNRLEVSVTDTGEGIAPADLQHVFEPFFSTKPEGTGLGLALVHRIVRDHGGDIGVRSSPGLGTTFTITLLAGGA